Below is a genomic region from bacterium.
CGCGGCGGCCCCACGCGACTCACGCAACACGGCGCCGGGCACATCCACGTCGAACAGGTGGATCTTGCGATAACTCGCGCACAACTCGCCATCCGGAGCGTGCAACACGGCGGTGTTGTAAACGCGATCCGGGTCTTCGGGTACGCGCTCGGGCAGCGTGCCGCCGGCGAGCCAGACTCCGTGTGTCCTGGCCTGTTCCGAAAGGAAGCGGACGACCGGGCCGTCCTTCATGTCCTGCGCAAACGGGTGGGGTGCGGAATCGTTTTCCTCGCGCAGGATCGGCATATTCTCGGGTAGCGAGATCAGTTCGGCCCCGGCCTGCGCTGCACGGGCAATCCAGTGCGCTGCGCGTTCCAGGTTGTGGGTCAGATCCACACCGGATGTCATCTGAACGACGGCCGCTATCATCGCGCAATAGAATACCAGGGAGATCGATGGCGCGGTTGGAAGTCCGGCTCGAAAACGCGGGAGTCACCGAGGCGGAATTGGCGCGGTATCGGGCGCGCCTCGGCGCGGCACTGGCCAAACTCGACGCCGGCGCGGATGGCGAGTTTCTGAGGGTGATCGAGGACGTGGGCGTCCTGCGAGAAATCCGCTCCTGTATCCGCTCAAAGCCGGCCGGAAT
It encodes:
- a CDS encoding carbon-nitrogen hydrolase family protein encodes the protein MIAAVVQMTSGVDLTHNLERAAHWIARAAQAGAELISLPENMPILREENDSAPHPFAQDMKDGPVVRFLSEQARTHGVWLAGGTLPERVPEDPDRVYNTAVLHAPDGELCASYRKIHLFDVDVPGAVLRESRGAAAGTEAVVAHTVRAAIGLTVCYDLRFPELYRELVARGAQILLVPSAFTVPTGRDHWEILLRARAIENQCFVLAAGQYGEHNSTRRSYGRSMIIDPWGVVLATVPDGEGFATARLDFEAQAEVRRRLPALAHRRL